Below is a genomic region from Methanomicrobia archaeon.
CAGCGGCAGCACGGATTTCACCAGGAAAAACGCCTCCGTGAGCGCCTTCCATGATTTCGCTGCGAACCCCTGGTGCTCATCAACCGCGGCCAGGTCACGAAGCTGGTACCGCTCTTCCACCGCTTTCGCCCAGGGCGTCTTCGCCACGAGCCAGCCGATAGAGACTGCGCCGAGGAAGGAGAAGACCAGCCGCGCAACCGCGATCTTCCATGAGATCAGGTCTATCGTGAAGATCAGCGCCATCAGATTCGCCGCAGGTGCCATGAGCAGGAAGGTAAGCGCGGGACCAATTCCCGCACCGGCCATCAGGAGACCACCAAAGATCGGGATCATGGCACAGGAGCAGACCGCGAAGATGGGCGCGCAGGCAGCGGCAAAGAGATAGGAGCTCTTTTTGGCGCTGCTCAAGTACTTCAGCATCGCTGCCCGGGGCACAAAGGCTGAGAAGATGCCGCCGAGCATGAACGCAAAGACGAACGCGCCCCAGGCTCGGGTCAGATAACTCGCGATGTAGACAAAAGGGATCGCCCAGATCGGATAGCTGCTGAGCTGCTCGTACTGAAAGACCGGGAACAGCGGCACACCCGTTATCCGCGGATAAACGAGCACCACAAACCCGAGCGCGGTAAGCGCCCAGGGAATGGCGACCTTCAGATATTTCGGTAGGTCCATATTTCAAATATATTTGAAATACACGCTATAAAAAGATTCGTGATCCCGATCCCTGAGAGATCCGCCCCATGCCGATCCCGGCACGCTCCTGCTCAGGTAATCCTGCGACGTTCAGGGGCTAACCGCCACTCACCCACGAGAGGATGATAAGCTCATCTCCCCCCCGGATCTCGGTTTGCATACCGTGCAGGTTCTTGATGTTCATCCCGTTAAGGTACACGTTGAAGGAACGTTTGATCGTTATACCGTCAGAATATCCCCCGGTATTCAAAATGGTCTCTCTGAATGTGTCCCCGTAGTGGTCTGCCAATCTCTTCATTACCGCTTCTATGGTTGTGGGCCCGCAGCAATCGAGATCTGTCCATCTCGTTTTGGTTAACTCGTGCAACGAGAGCGGGAACTTTACCTTTATCGATCCCGACCCTTTCCCTTCTCCGGGCCCTGATTGCCGTGCCGCGGTCTCGGAGATTCCGACCAGGCTATGCCGCAGCGTGAAGTCCCACGCTTCCTTCTGCCAATCCTCCTTGCTCTCGCACAATCGTGTGTGACTGAGCCATGATAACCGATCTTGCATCTGGTCCTCCATACCCCGCCGCTTTGTCGTGAGATCTGGATACACGGTGATCCAGGTCTTCTGCGGCGGTGGCGTGGGATACTCGCGATAGCAGCTCCGGCTTATGATCGTGTTCGGCAGATACTGCGACGCGAGCTTGTAAGCCCGCTCTATCTCATCCAGCGTCGGACGTCTCGTTACCTTCTCAAACGCGAAGATCGGCACGAACGGATTGATCCGGTATCGTATATCCCGGTTTATACTCGCGAGGAACTGTGCTATTTGTTCTATCTCGCTCGCCTCAACGAGCCCGGGCATGTAAATCGTCTGTACCAGCAGCTTGATACCGGATGCGTTCAACGTCTCAACAGCCTTCAACACCGGCTGGTTTGATTTGCCCGTATAGCTGCGATGAAGATCGTCCGAAAATGCCTTTACGTCGACATGCGCCTCAGTCAAGCCTGCTGCTTCCAGTTCCGCGACGTACTGCTCGTCCGTGCCGAGCGCGTAGCCGTTGGTCATCAGCACGATCTCCGAGAACGCTCGTTCGTGCAATCCGGTGACGAGCCCGAGGAGGTAGTCTTTATCGAGTGTGGGCTCGCCACCGGTGATCAGTGTTTTGGCGGGGATGGTGCGGTAATAGGTACGGCAGGCCTGCTCCATTCCATGAGCGCGAGGGTCTCAGTCGCGGTCAGAGGTGTCCCTCCGCCGTCGCGTGTGGGCCGGAAACAGCCATTACAGCGGAAATTACAGCCGGTCAGCATGAACCAGACCCGGGGCTCGATCTCGGACAGGGTAAAAAGGATACAGGAGGTTGCGTTGCGTCAAGGTCCTCAGGAGCGCACAGCCGCGCGCGTGCTTCTTATAACAATTGTTATAGTCTCTTAGAAAGAAAGCCCTGAAACCTTTTAGTTCTGTGACGGGAATGGTAAAGCTAGTGGACAACTCCGATGAAGTTCCCCTGTGAGGTCATTGTCTGGGAGGTGCTGCCCTGCATACGGGCGGCCCTGGCTAAGGAATTAGTTAGCAGGGGATGGTCACAGAGTGAGATTGGCCGAACACTGGGCATTACGCAGGCCGCGGTCTCGCAATACACCTCGCGGAAACGAGGTTCGGGGTTCAAGTTCCCTCCCGAAGCGAAGGATGAGATCAAACGCCTTGCGGATGACCTCGTACAGGGGACGGTCGACGATCTGGTGCTGCGCATCTGCACGATCTGCCTGAAGATCAGGAAGGACGAAGCGGTCTGCAATTTGGAGTGGTATAACCTCACGGAATAAAGGACGACCGGAGCAGATTTCTGGCGAGGTACTTTGCGAGGGCGATGATCGTGACCATCGGTGGTGCACCGGGTGCGGCTGGGAGCACCGAGGCGTCGGCAACGTAGAGCCCCTCGATCTCTGTTGCAAGTTCTTTATCGACTACATCACCTATGCGGGCGGTGCCGCCGGGATGCGCGCCCCGGAGCGGCGTCGAAACAAAGGTTGAGGCGTCTGCACCGGCCCGTTCTAATATCGTGCGTGCAATCGAGGCGCCTTCAGCGAGTAGCGCAGCATCGTGGGTCGTTACACGCTTCGTTATCTCATCTGCCACTGCTCCTACCGCGTCATCCGGTATCTTGACCATCATCCCGAGGATGTCCTCTGACGCGACCGTGATGCCGTTTCCCCTCAGCGCTCGTACGAGCCGGTTCGAGACGTGCGGATAAAGCACGAACTCGCTACACTCGATCGACGCGTTCATCGGCACTTCGCTGTTCTGCCCTATTCCTTTCAATACACCGCCAATCGTCGTAAACGTATCAACGAATAGGTGTGGTGATATGGGCATGCCTGTCCGTTGCAGCAATCGCGGTGTCTCCAGCGCGCCTGCAGCCAGCACGACGATATTAGCTTCGTAAATCCTGTTCCGGGTGCGTACACCGGCAATCGCGCCGTTTCTCACCACCAGATCGATTACTGGTGTGTCAGTAACAATCTTTGCACCGTTCTGTCTCGCCTGCACGAGGAACTCGAGCGCGGTCCATTTCGCGTTGTGCGGACAGCCGAAGGCACAGTTGCCGCAGGGCGTGCACCTCGCGGGATCGATGCATTTCGGCATCCTCGTGACCCGGAAGCCAAGCTCTGTGGCCGCTGCCATGAGCCGTTTGGTGCCCGCGCCGAGGTGCGAATCCGGGAGCGGTCTTATCCTGAGCTCATGCTCGATCTCCTCGAACTCCGCGCGGAGGTCGAGCCCCAGGGCGCGCAGCTCTGATTCTAACGCGCGCACGCAATTTCCCGCGGAGACCAGGGTCGAACCACCCAGGCAGCACGTTCTGAGGATCTCGACCTCTGACCGTACGGTGGCATAGCAGTACGTGGCCTCTTTCTCAGTTACCCCCGGGCCGCGTTCGAGAAGAACGACCTCGGCATCACGAGCGGCGAGCTCTTTCGCGACGGTCGCGCCTCCCGCGCCTGAGCCCACAATAAGTACGCGCATCGGTTTTCTGATATGCTCTGCGATAAAATGAACTTAGGGACGCGCGGAGCAAAAGTCGACTTCAAGAGCAAAAAGATGTTAGGTGGCAAAGGCCCGAAGGTGCGAAAGCTATATACGCGATGCGTGCATAGGCTAATATAAGTATTGAAAGATATGTTGGGGCAGAATATTCGAGTGTAATAGCAGGGTGGCAGTTAATGGCGCGCTCGATGAAGAAAACGTTACAAGAATAGGGAAATTGGTATTAGTTTGCTAAAACGTAATGGAGAACGGGTGTTATAATGACCCTAAAAGTAAAACGGATATATGAGCAGCCCGCAGAAGATGATGGATTTAGGATACTGGTTGACAGATTATGGCCCCGTGGTCTAAGCAAAGATAAGGCCAGCGTGGACTTATGGCTCAAGGATATAGCGCCAAGCACCGAACTAAGGAAATGGTTCGCGCATAAAGAAGAACGATGGGACGAATTCAAAAAGCGGTATTTTGGTGAATTGGAGGGTAAACACGAGCTGTTAGATGCAATACGTGAAGAATCAGTAAAAGGAAGCGTAACGCTGCTGTACAGTGCTAAAAACGATACGTTGAATAATGCTATGGCTCTTGTATCGTATATCCAAACGGTGAATATGGGTAATAAAAACGAGCATAACGACAACGTTATAGAGTGAGAATTTGTATGCCCGTACGCGGGTAAAGGAGCTATACCATGCTGGAGGTTATCAAGGATCTCCATCCGGTTCTCCAGGCACTTCTCGCGACCGTGTTTACCTGGTTCATGACCGCGCTGGGGGCCGCAACGGTCTTCATGACCAAAGAGGTAAAGCGGAACGTACTGGACGGCATGCTCGGGTTCGCGGGTGGTGTGATGATCGCAGCCAGTTTCTGGTCGCTCCTCGCGCCCTCGATCGCGATGTCGAGCGGGCAGCATATGCCCGCATGGCTCCCGGCGGCAGTGGGCTTTCTCGCCGGTGGCGCTTGTTTACGTATGATCGATAAGGTACTCCCGCACCTCCATGTCGGCTATCCGATCGAGGAAGCGGAAGGGATCAAGACCTCGTGGCACCGGAGCACCCTGCTCGTTCTTGCTATCACCATGCATAATATACCCGAAGGACTTGCAGTCGGTGTAGCCTTTGGCGCCATCGTCGCGGGTTATCCCGCGGCAACACTCGCTGCGGCCGTTACCCTGGCAGTGGGTATCGGAATCCAGAATTTCCCCGAAGGGCTTGCGGTGAGCATGCCGTTGCGGCGCGATGGCATGTCGCGACTGAAGAGCTTCTGGTACGGGCAGTTATCGGGCGTCGTGGAACCGATCGCAGGTGTTACCGGCGCGGCAGTGGTCATCCTCGCCCGCCCACTCCTCCCTTATGCGCTCGCCTTCGCGGCTGGCGCCATGATCTTCGTGGTGGTCGAAGAGGTCGTGCCGGAGTCGCAACGCGGCGGTAATGCTGATCTGGCGACGATGGGCGCGATGCTCGGGTTCGTGGTCATGATGGTGCTCGATGTCGCGTTTGGGTAACCTATACGTACCGGCAACTTCGCTGTTGCCGATCATGAATGTGTGCACGGGAAAACTTTTTATTGCCTCGCACACCTTGTGTATGCAGGAGATGATATATAATGGCAAAAGTAACGCGTGAGATGGTTGAGAAATCGGGGATCAATGTCGACGAATTGCTGGAGCTTCTGGTCAAGAATGCTGCGGCCGAGCTGACCACGTTCTACTACTACACTATCCTTCGGGCAAATCTCATCGGCCTGGAGGGCGAGGGGGTCAAGGAGATCGCGGAGACCGCACGCATAGAAGACCGGAACCACTTCGAAGCGCTCGTGCCTCGTATTTACGAGCTTGGTGGCGAGCTGCCCAGGGATATGAAGCAGTTCCACGATATATCCGCCTGCCCACCTGCATACCTACCGAAGGACAGTACGAACGTCATCGAAATCCTGAAGGTGCTCGTGGAAGCGGAGCGCTGCGCAGTCCGTGGCTATACGCATATCTGCAATCTAACGGCGGGCAAGGATCACCGCACCTACGACCTGGCTCAGGCGATCCTGAACGAAGAGATCGAGCACGAGTCCTGGTTCTCCGAGTTCCTTGGTGAGGGACCGTCCGGGCACTTCCTGCGTAGAGGAGAAACCTCGCCATTCGTCTCGAAGTTCCTGAGATGAGTTGAATCGTGCGTAAATCGGAGTCCCGGCATTTTTGCGGACTCCTTTTCTTTTTCTTTTTTGGTCTTTGTATAGCTCAATAGCAATCGAAGACCATCATGATGTATCGGGCGGTTTGCTTAGGACGAATCGTGGCGTTCTCTCTTATCATGCACAGAAACTGGCGTCTTGGACGCTGAAATTCGGGAGACATTCTCACCCTCCAACAAAGTGAGACGCTGAAAACGGTAACTACAGTCATCCATACCTTTTTAAGTTCAGTTCGATAATGCACTACTGTCAACAGGAGCGGAGAACCAATGGATACGTTATTTGTGCTGTTAATTGTGCTCGCCGTAATTTTTGTGCTCGGCATCGTCATTTACTTCTTCCTGACGTACAATCGCTTCCAGAGCTTGAAGAACGCGGGAGAAGCGACGCTCGGGCAGGTGAAAGTCGCCCTGAAGAAACGGCTGGATATGATCGAGCAGCTCGTTGAATCGGTAAAAAGCTATGCACGGTTCGAACGGGATACCTACGAGAAGATCACCCAGCTGCGGGCAACCATCGGTAAAGCAGGTGCCGGTGAACTCGGGCGAATCGATGCGGAAAGCCGTGGCTTGCTCGGTAGCCTTATTGCGGTTGCGGAAAATTATCCGGCCTTAAAGACTTCTGAGACCGTCGTGGTAACGATGAATGCGATTAAGGAACTGGAAGAGGAGATAGCGCGACATCGCTACACCTATAACAACATCGTTCAGGAATTCAATACCAAGCTTGACGTCGTGCCGTCAAATTTCGTGGGGGCTTCGATCGGGCTGAAGAAGATGGCCTATCTCGAGTTTGAAGAGGCGGAACTGAGACGGCCCGCGGTGAGCTGGAGTTGAACGAGAAGAGACAGATCACCCTTCTGGTAGTGGCAGTTTTCGTGATTGGCTCTGCTGGTGTACTGCTAGCAACTGCTCTTACCGGCTACGGAGATGTTTACGTTCGCCAATACCGGGCTAATCTGTATCTAAACGGGACGCTTGCGGAATCGTTCAGCTACCACATAGCGGAATCCGGCACGTACCGGATGCTCTATCGGGTCTGGGAAGCGCCACTTTCGTGGGAGAACCCCGGTGAACCGTATGTAGAACCAATCAGCATCTCGCCACCGCCAGGAACGATCGCCTATACGAAGGACTGGCAGGGTGCTGTAACACTACTTTCAACGACACAAGCCGTATATATCGGTGATATTCGCGCCTTAGCAGTGCGGAATGAGGCGGGCTGCTATAACCCTGAACGATTCGATGCGGGGGAGTACCAGATTGATTATCTGTTCCGCTTGCATCCGCCACTGGAATGCGATGCTGAGTATTGCCACGTGAACGTGAAACTCGCCACTGAACATCTGCCGTACCAGCAGGTTACACTCGTCGTTCATGACCCGAATAATTCCGTTGTACAGCTTTTCTCGCACCCGCCAATGGAGATCACGAGGGAAGGAGACACGTGGGTTGCAACGGGCGCAAGCCCGAAGGATACGCTTCTGGAGCTCGAGCTGCTGCTCAAGCCCGAACTTGTAGCTGAGCTGGCGGGGTTTCCACGTCACGTAACGGACGTCGAGGGTAAAACGGTCACCGCAAATTCACGCTATGCTCTGGCCTATCGTTTCTTCTCTGCAGTGAGTTTTATCCTTTTAGCACTGATTTTCCTTTTCCCAGTACTGCTCGTGCTGGTGTATTACAAACACGGAAGGGAGAAACAGTTCACGGTACCGAAGTCCCTGAGCTACGTGCCGAGGAGCAGGAAGCCCTGGCTGGTGAACCTCGTGTTCAAAGGTGACGCCTTTAATTTCGATGAACACGGCTTTTATGCCACTCTGCTCGATTTGCAGCGGCGCGGGATCCTCAAGATAGCGACAGAGGGCAAACGGGGCAGGATCGTAAAATCGGGTGGAAGTGTGAAGATCACCTTGCTGAAGGAGCCTGCTGTGGGGATTGATGAGTATGAAGAGCGCGTGCTCTCGTTTTTACGAGATTACGCGGAAAACGGCGTCTTTGACACCAGAGCTTTTGCGGCACGAGTTGAGGAGTTACGGGATGCTGCGCGCATGGGTGATAATGCACGGCTCAGTCTCAGCGGGATCCATAGCAGATTGACCGGCTTGATGAAAGATGCGAATAAGAGTGTCGCGGAAGAGTTTGTCATGGGCGGCAGGATGCAGTTGGCGAAGCTCATTATCCCTTTTCCGATCACCCTGCTTGTCGTGCTCCTGTTATTCCTCATGGTTCGGGATACGTATCCCCCGTTACAAACCGCACTCGTTGCTTCAGGCATTCTTACGCTCCAGGCCATTCTTCCCGTAATGGCCCCAACTGCGCTCTTTGGCCGGTGGACGGGCGATTATTATAAAGAGAAACTCGAGTGGGATGCGTTCGCAACGTTTCTCTCGGATTTCGCAGCGATCCGTAAGTATGCGCCTGAAGATGTAGCCATATGGCAGGAATGGCTCGTCTACGGCACTGCGCTCGGCGTGGGCGATACGGTTGCGAAAGCGATGGAGCACCTGCAGGTGAGCGTACCCGCTGGTACTGCTGATGCAGCGATATACTTGCCGCTCTACTTCGGGCACGTACACAGTATGACGACTCCGGTAGCGACGGGAGCAGGTGCCGGGGGTAGTGGAGGCGGTGGCGGATTTGGCGGTGGCGGTGGCTTTGGTGGTGGTGGTGGAGGTGCGAGATAACCCTATTGATTAGTACGGTACTCAGGCAAAGGACATGTTTAAGAAGCTGTGCCAAGCAGTATCGAGAATGCTTGAGGGCCGGGGCTGGGATTTGAACCCAGGTCTAGGGATCCACAGTCCCCAGGGATAACCGCTACCACACCCCGGCCATACCAGATGCGTACGCTCTAGGTTGGCGCAGAATACTACTCTCTAAGGGCTGTTACCTATTTATCTTTCTTCGCGCTGCGGTCCGCGACGACGCTGAACATACCGGCAGCGGCTATGGTAGTGTGAGCTGCGAACCCATGTTAGGGGTGTGAAGCGCCGCGCTGCTTCTTTCTCGAGGTTGCTATCAAACTTAGGCCGATAATCCCGATCGTAATAGCTGCTGGGGTGGTCCGGTCTCCGAATAGGCTGCCATGAGCCATGACGGCGGCGCCCGTTAACGCCAGTACTATCCCCAGGAGAAATACGACGTTTGTAACCGTGACACTCATAAGAGATCGAGGACACGCTATGCTTATTAGCGTTTCGGCCAGAGCTCATCTGTCCAGGAATTGCTGTCGTAAGAATGCACGTGCAGTTTCCACCTCTTCTTCGTGGTGATCTCGCACAGTCCGCGAATAGAATGAACGCCCCACTGAGACGGAACCCCGGAGTTAACGTGCGACTGTACCGTTTTTAACTACGCATTATTCTGTTTATACGTGAAGCTCTTCACTTCACAAACGATGACGCGTTCGAAGCTCGTGACATGTGGCCTTACGGTCTGCTTTCAGCTGCTTTTCCATAGGTTCCGCAACACTTTCACCCCGGACCAAAGTCCCGAATTCGTCCTTGAACTGCTCTTTCCCCTGATCCTGGGCGAAGATGACCCGGCAATGGTGCTCTGGATAGTCGTGGGGAGACATCCTCTATCTATTCTCCAGAGATTGCCA
It encodes:
- a CDS encoding radical SAM protein, with translation MEQACRTYYRTIPAKTLITGGEPTLDKDYLLGLVTGLHERAFSEIVLMTNGYALGTDEQYVAELEAAGLTEAHVDVKAFSDDLHRSYTGKSNQPVLKAVETLNASGIKLLVQTIYMPGLVEASEIEQIAQFLASINRDIRYRINPFVPIFAFEKVTRRPTLDEIERAYKLASQYLPNTIISRSCYREYPTPPPQKTWITVYPDLTTKRRGMEDQMQDRLSWLSHTRLCESKEDWQKEAWDFTLRHSLVGISETAARQSGPGEGKGSGSIKVKFPLSLHELTKTRWTDLDCCGPTTIEAVMKRLADHYGDTFRETILNTGGYSDGITIKRSFNVYLNGMNIKNLHGMQTEIRGGDELIILSWVSGG
- a CDS encoding transcriptional regulator, translated to MKFPCEVIVWEVLPCIRAALAKELVSRGWSQSEIGRTLGITQAAVSQYTSRKRGSGFKFPPEAKDEIKRLADDLVQGTVDDLVLRICTICLKIRKDEAVCNLEWYNLTE
- a CDS encoding GMC family oxidoreductase is translated as MRVLIVGSGAGGATVAKELAARDAEVVLLERGPGVTEKEATYCYATVRSEVEILRTCCLGGSTLVSAGNCVRALESELRALGLDLRAEFEEIEHELRIRPLPDSHLGAGTKRLMAAATELGFRVTRMPKCIDPARCTPCGNCAFGCPHNAKWTALEFLVQARQNGAKIVTDTPVIDLVVRNGAIAGVRTRNRIYEANIVVLAAGALETPRLLQRTGMPISPHLFVDTFTTIGGVLKGIGQNSEVPMNASIECSEFVLYPHVSNRLVRALRGNGITVASEDILGMMVKIPDDAVGAVADEITKRVTTHDAALLAEGASIARTILERAGADASTFVSTPLRGAHPGGTARIGDVVDKELATEIEGLYVADASVLPAAPGAPPMVTIIALAKYLARNLLRSSFIP
- a CDS encoding DUF488 domain-containing protein, coding for MTLKVKRIYEQPAEDDGFRILVDRLWPRGLSKDKASVDLWLKDIAPSTELRKWFAHKEERWDEFKKRYFGELEGKHELLDAIREESVKGSVTLLYSAKNDTLNNAMALVSYIQTVNMGNKNEHNDNVIE
- a CDS encoding ZIP family metal transporter, which produces MLEVIKDLHPVLQALLATVFTWFMTALGAATVFMTKEVKRNVLDGMLGFAGGVMIAASFWSLLAPSIAMSSGQHMPAWLPAAVGFLAGGACLRMIDKVLPHLHVGYPIEEAEGIKTSWHRSTLLVLAITMHNIPEGLAVGVAFGAIVAGYPAATLAAAVTLAVGIGIQNFPEGLAVSMPLRRDGMSRLKSFWYGQLSGVVEPIAGVTGAAVVILARPLLPYALAFAAGAMIFVVVEEVVPESQRGGNADLATMGAMLGFVVMMVLDVAFG
- a CDS encoding DNA protection protein DPS (play a key role in DNA protection against oxidative stress by oxidizing Fe(II) to Fe(III); induced by iron depletion and hydrogen peroxide), translated to MAKVTREMVEKSGINVDELLELLVKNAAAELTTFYYYTILRANLIGLEGEGVKEIAETARIEDRNHFEALVPRIYELGGELPRDMKQFHDISACPPAYLPKDSTNVIEILKVLVEAERCAVRGYTHICNLTAGKDHRTYDLAQAILNEEIEHESWFSEFLGEGPSGHFLRRGETSPFVSKFLR
- a CDS encoding LemA family protein; the encoded protein is MDTLFVLLIVLAVIFVLGIVIYFFLTYNRFQSLKNAGEATLGQVKVALKKRLDMIEQLVESVKSYARFERDTYEKITQLRATIGKAGAGELGRIDAESRGLLGSLIAVAENYPALKTSETVVVTMNAIKELEEEIARHRYTYNNIVQEFNTKLDVVPSNFVGASIGLKKMAYLEFEEAELRRPAVSWS
- a CDS encoding DUF2207 domain-containing protein; its protein translation is MELNEKRQITLLVVAVFVIGSAGVLLATALTGYGDVYVRQYRANLYLNGTLAESFSYHIAESGTYRMLYRVWEAPLSWENPGEPYVEPISISPPPGTIAYTKDWQGAVTLLSTTQAVYIGDIRALAVRNEAGCYNPERFDAGEYQIDYLFRLHPPLECDAEYCHVNVKLATEHLPYQQVTLVVHDPNNSVVQLFSHPPMEITREGDTWVATGASPKDTLLELELLLKPELVAELAGFPRHVTDVEGKTVTANSRYALAYRFFSAVSFILLALIFLFPVLLVLVYYKHGREKQFTVPKSLSYVPRSRKPWLVNLVFKGDAFNFDEHGFYATLLDLQRRGILKIATEGKRGRIVKSGGSVKITLLKEPAVGIDEYEERVLSFLRDYAENGVFDTRAFAARVEELRDAARMGDNARLSLSGIHSRLTGLMKDANKSVAEEFVMGGRMQLAKLIIPFPITLLVVLLLFLMVRDTYPPLQTALVASGILTLQAILPVMAPTALFGRWTGDYYKEKLEWDAFATFLSDFAAIRKYAPEDVAIWQEWLVYGTALGVGDTVAKAMEHLQVSVPAGTADAAIYLPLYFGHVHSMTTPVATGAGAGGSGGGGGFGGGGGFGGGGGGAR